In the genome of Fervidobacterium nodosum Rt17-B1, the window AGAACAAGTAATTTCCACTAAATGAATACATAAATCCAGCGCTTATTTCGCCAGCAAATACCGAAAATGACAAAAGTAGACATAACAACGATAAAATTAAAAACAAATACCTACTCATCAAAATCACTCCCCTTGTATTTATTGTAAATTATTGTAAATTACTTCAAATTTTTTAAAGTTTCTTGAATCTTTTCCTCATCAACATACAACCTTATAAAAACTTTATCGCCCACTGTTATTTTTATAGGTTTCGAAGTCATAGTCGGTATATCGTAAGTTTGTATGTTAAATCTTCCAAGAGAATAATAAAGCTTGGCCAACGAAGCCTCGGTAATCACAGATTCCGGACGAAGGGTAGAGACATGGCTACTAAGTGTAAAATAATCGAAGAATTTGAGCCCTCTTTTTCCGTAATATTGAACGAAATCATCTAGCTCTTTGACTCCGACTTTTTTAAGATACTCATTTTTCAAGACTATTTCGTAAATATAGTCTGCTTTTATACCTACCAATTCATTAAATAAAACAACAAAATCGTGTGGATTTGAACTTGAAATGTCTAATTTTTTTGAAAATATAAACAAATGGTCAGGAACATTAATAACGTTTACAACTCTCTTTTCTCCATCAACAATAAAAATTTTTCCTCTTAGTTTTGAACCTTCCAAACTTATATCATTGTTATTAGCTGATGTGCTTTTATCTAATGGATAATATAGATAATAGACAGATTTTTTCTTCATGTCGAATTCGCTTGAATTCTTGACCGACACAATACGTATACCAAGATATAAAAATCCAACTAATAATAAAATCGACAATACAATTATAACAGGTTTAACGTAATTTCTTTCTGAACTTCTCCTACTTCTACCTATGTATGTTTTTTTTGTTCTCACTTTTTACCCTCCTCTACAATCTTATTCCACGTCTCAACTGTGTAAGGCAAAACATATAAATTGAAATTTACCGCGTATATAATTTTATTCCTTATAACTTCTCTGTAGGCAAGTTCCATATCATAGAATGCAAGTTCTCTAAACTTATTAACACCATCATAAATCCTTGTAAATTCAAGAGAATCTGCTAAGGCTAGCGCTTTTCCATATACTCCAAATTCCGGATGACCAGATGTATGATAACCAACTCCCAGCAAAACGTCATAATCGTTTACTCCAAACCGTCTTTTCAAATACTCAGAAGCCACAAAACCATGCAAAAGAATTGGTTTTTTTAAGACTATTTCGTTGAGTTCTATACCGTAAAGTGATGCTATCTTCTTCAATTTCTCTCCTTCAACATCCCTAAATAAATCATGAGAAAGAGCCATAGTCTTCAATTTTTCATTATCTAATCCATACCTTCGTGCAAGTTTTTCGCAGAATTCAACAACTCCATAAATGTGGGGTTTCCTTTCTTCTAAAACGAGAAGTTCAACAGCTCTTTCAAGAAATTGGTTAATTTCTTTGTACATGTTTAATATTCAATCCTCCTATTTTGCCAACGTTTTCACGTTAAAAATGATGTAAATCATAGGTAAATTCTTCAATGGCGTGAATCATTTCGATAAAGTTTTCAATGTTATCCATCTTTGATTCACAATCTTTTTCAGATAAAGTAGCAAACGCGATTCCAATCAGCATGTAATCTTTTGAGTCTTGCCTTCCACATTCTATAGCTGAAACTTCAAATCTTTTTTGTAATTCGTTAATTAAAGATTTTACAACTCCACGTTTTTCTTTCAAAGAATTTATACCAAACAACCTTATCAGAACATTAGCATAGCAAACAACCAACAACAATTCCCCTTTCTTGTTTAAGAGTTTAACATTTTATAATTCCTCAATTGTTATGTTCTCATTTGTATATATACATATCTCACTTGCTATTTTCATCGCCTCTTCAACAATTTTTCGCGCATCAAAATCTGTGTTTCTCAGAAGTGCTCTTGCCGCAGCTAACGCATAAGGTCCACCAGAACCTATAGCTATTACGTCTTCGTCAGGTTGGATAACTTCACCTGTACCAGAAAGAAGCAATAAATTATCCTTATCTGCAACTATTAGCATCGCTTCAAGCCTTCTTAAAGCCCTATCGAGTCTCCAATCCTTTGCAAGTTCAATTGCAGCTTTTAAAAGATTACCATTCCACTCTCTATACTTATTTTCAAATCTTTCGAGTAAAGTCATAGCATCGGCAACTGCACCCGCAAAACCTGCTAAGACCTTACCATCTCCGATTTTTCTTACTTTTCTTGCTGTTCCTTTCATCACGGTCGCACCGTAAGTAACTTGCCCATCGGCGGCCATAACAACTTTTCCATCTTTTTTTATTGCAAGTACCGTCGTAGAACGCCACATATTTTTGTCATTAAAATCATTTAATGCAGTATCACTCATATTTACGCCTCCTTGCTCTTATTTACTTTCACTTTTTGCTAACTGCTTTCTTTATTCTATTCATTATCGAAAAGAATATACCATATTCGGGCAGTTTTTCAATAACTGCGTATTTGTAATTTGTCTTATCAATATCTCTAAATGAACGATACAGATTTTGCGCAATTGTATATGGTTTTGATAATTCACCAATTATGTACACATTTTTTGCATTTGGAATAAGACGTTCTTTTGTTTCTTTTGTGCAGAGTATAAGCACATCTGTGTTTTGGTACTCTAAGAGTGCTGATTGGTCAACCAATTCGAGATGTTTCTCAGGCGCGTAGTGCCTATATTTCATTCCAGGTGCCAGAGGTTTTTCTCCTTCTTTTAGTTGATAAAATTCAACTACTCCGAACAATTGTGTTAGTTCTTCGAGTGTTATAGGCCCGGGCCTAAGAACTACAGGGAAATCTTTTGTCAAATCGACAATCGTTGACTCTATTCCAAAAGCACATTCTCCTGCATCGATTATGCACTCAACCAAACCATTGAGGTCTTCTATTACCGCATTCGCATCCGTTGGACTTGGCTTTCCAGAACGATTAGCACTCGGTGCCGCTATCGGTCCTGAACAATTTATAAGCTTTTGTGCAACAGGATGGGCAGGGATTCTTACACCAACAGTTTCCAAACCAGCTGTTACTTCACTAGGTATATTCTCCTTTTTCTTTAAGACAAACGTTATAGGTCCGGGGGTTACTTTTTTTATGATATCAATATACTTCTCACTAAGATATGCGATATTTTCTATCTCATCTACGCTCGAAACATGAACAATCAAAGGATTATCCGCTGGTCTACCTTTAACTTGAAAAATTTTCTTAACTGCTTCGGGATTTGTAGCAGTAGCGCCAAGACCGTAAACTGTTTCCGTCGGAAATGCAACAAGTCCGCCTGACTTTAATACCTCACAAGCATACGAAATATCTGGATTATACAAATCGTCTACCTTTATTATTTTTGTATCAAATTTACAAACCACAAAAATTATTCTCCTTTCCTGGAATTTTTATCATCAACACTCTCCAATGTTTTAAACACTTTCTCATACTCTCTGACTATCCATTTATCCTTTGTTATCCATATCATCTCCACGTTTTTATGAAATCCACTTTCCGTATAATTTGTCGAACCTGTAATCAAAATATCATCAACTATTATAAATTTATGATGTAACATTCTATCGCTGATAACATTTATATTTTCAATCGGCAATTTACTCAAATCGCTTGAATAAAACCACTTATCGGTTATAATCCTTACATCAACACCCTGGCTAGATTTATACTTGAGAACTGTAAGAATATTAACATCCGTGAAAGCATAAACGCAAACCCATACCTTTTTTCTTGCTTTCAATAATAATTTTACTACATGTTCTTCCACTTTGTCTATTGGTGAAACAAGAAAATCTTCTACTTTACTTACTAAACCTTCATTCCAAAGATTGAGAAAAAATTCTTTGAATCTTTTCGAGTAATTGGACGGAAATATTATTATATCATTGTATCCCGTTTCAAGTCCACTATCTGTGAAGTTAGCCGAACCGAATACAACGCCATTTTCGTTAACTATAAATTTAACGTGGTGCAAACCTTTTGAATAGTCTATTTTGGAAGGAAGATTTGGGATTGGCTTTTCGGTTATTATTCTTACATCAACACCAGTTTTTTTAAGCTTCGTCAACTCTGAAATAACATTAGGATGGTTTATATCAAAAGAAGAGATGAAAACATATTCTTTTGAACTCCTAATAAAATCTATTATCTTGCTCGTGAGAGGACCGTATTCTGTAAAATAAGCTTGAATCCCAAACAAAATGTGTGAAAATATAATTAGAACAACTAGAGAGATTGAAATCTTCGCTCTCATCCATATCACCATACGTTTATTCTTATTCTATCGAAAGTTTTTTTGACCTGATAATAGTTATTATAGAAGCCACTAATATATATATCAACGGAACAAGAAAGTGATTAGAATCAATTGAATTTAAAGATTTAACTGTTCTCATATTATCCACGATGTATGTAATAGGCAAAAACTTCGCTATGGTTTGGATTATAGGACTTGTGAATTTCAATGGCACGTAAAACCCTCCGACGAACATCTGCACTTGAAAAAACACCTGCTGGAAAGCGAACAAATTCGAAGGTTTTGTTACGAATGTCATTAGTGCAATCACAAATGTTATCATGACAGCTGATGAAAATAGTAGATTTAAAATTAAATTTGGCAAATAAGATATTACATCTACACCTTTAAGGTAAGAAAATACGGATAAAACTCCCACTCCGAGGAAAAGCACCAGTAAATTCACAACGGCTGTGAGAATGTAAATGTAAACAGGATTTATTGGAGCGGTGAAAAATTTTCTTAGTATGTTTCTTGTCTTAAAATATTGAATATCGCTCATAAAACCAAACAAAAACACAGAAAGTATAGCCATTCCAACAACACCAGGATATATGAAATTATTGTAATCGTAAGTATTTTGGGAAAGGTAATGCTTTTCGATAGTTGTGGACTCTAATAACCCCATTGATGTAAATATGCCCTCTACAATGTCCTTTGCTATCTTAGAACCATCCCTTAACGAAATGTAGTGTATATCAATTGGTACAGGTTTAAACAATCTTGTTTTTCTAAGCAATAACGCCGATGAATATTTAGAGTCAAAATTATCCGGTAAAACAACAACAAGATCTAATTTTTCATTTTCAAGTTCTTTAAGGGCTTTATTTATCTGCTCTGGATTATCTGAATTGCTTGATTTATCCTCAAAAATCACATTCAATTGCTTAATATCTTTAAAAACATTCTCAAGAGTCTTACTGTGCCCAATGATTTTGACTTTCAGCTCGATGTTTTCTTCGACGTTTCCAAACAATGTTGAGAGTATCAAAAACAAGATTGTCGGAAAAATAGACAACCAAAATACCGCTTCTTTTTGTCTTAAGAATAGAACCTTAAAGAGAGAGTCAAATAACACCGCGAATTTTTTTAATTTTCTTCTCATTTTAATGATTCTCCCGCTATTTGCAAATTTTAGAGAATATTAACTCAATCAATCTTTCTTCCCGTTAGTTTTAAAAACACATCCTCGAGAGTTGGATGCCTGACAACAAAGTCGTGGATACCTTTTTCAAGAAGGTTTTGTATAGCTTTTACAGAATCTGAAACGTGCATGTAAGCATACTCGCCAACGATAACCAATTCATCTTGTTGAAAATACTCCGAGTATTCTTTTGGAAATTCAATAACTGAATTGAGTCCAGAGGATATTATAAGTTCGTGTGGAGTACCAGTTGCAATAATCTTCCCATAATCTATTATGTAAACTCTATCTGAAAGGATTTGGGCTTCGTCCATATAGTGTGTAGTTAGTATAATCGATTTTCCAAGCAATTTGAATTTCAAGATTATATCCCAGAGGTGTCTTCTTGCGTGAGGGTCTAATCCAACGGTTGGTTCATCTAAGAAGACTATATCTGGATCGTTAACAAACGCTAAAGCAACCGCTAAACGTTGCTTTTGACCACCTGAAAGGTGCTTAACACGTGTTTTCTTTTTTTCATTAAGCTCGAAAGTATTTAAAATTTCATCTATGGGCAAACACTTAGTGTAAAGTGAACTAAACAATTTCAGAATTTCAACAACAGTTAATTCTTCAAAGTAAAAATTTTCCTGAAAACATACTCCTATCCTGTCTTTAATCTTATCGTTAATTTCGTTGTATTTTCCAAAGTAAATTATTTCACCTTCATCTTTAACTCTCAACCCCTCAATTATCTCTATGGTTGTGGTTTTTCCAGCTCCGTTAGGCCCAAGTACAGATATTATCTCTCCTGGAAAAAGTTCAAAAGAAACGCCATCGACTGCTTTGACACCCGGGTAATATTTTTTCAAATTTGAAACTTTCAACACTGGTTCTGAACTGTTTTGAATCACTTAGAATCACTCCTCGTTTTTCAGGCGGTAGGTTTCAAAAACTTTTTAATCGCATAACTTCCAAGAAGTAAGCCAAAAAATGAAAATCCAATTATCAACACAAAGAAAAGTACGTTATCCATGGAATTAACTCCATACAATTTCTGAAACATCATATGAACGTACCTTGGTGGTGTGAAGTACGATATTATTCTTAAAGATTTTGGAATAATAGTTATTGGAAAATATACCCCGGAGAAGAATATGAAGATAGTGTAAATCAAAGAAGAGATACTCTCTGCAGCCTTTTTAAAAAATAAGCTTAGCAAAACACCAATTGACAGGTTTATCATTACCGAAGCAAAAACAACCGCGATGTACAAAGGAATATCATGAAGTTTGACAAATAAATTGACTCCAAAAACTAATCTTGACAAAATCAAAATAATAAAAGAAGAAATTATACCTGTGATGAGCTGTGCTCCAACTGAACTGAATAACAAATGCGCAGGTTTAACCTTTGTTACCATAAATCTTTTAAAAAGACCGTATCTTACGTATTTCGAAAAGATGCTAACACCGGCGTTTAAACCAACTGATAGCAAAGAAACAGCTATAACGCCTATCATAATATATTCAAGATCACTTAGTTGCCTTTCCAACTCTAGGTTATGTGCTTTTATTTCAATAACAGAACTTTGATTTTGAGCGGAAGAATACTTTGTTCTAAAAAGCAAAACGTCCCTTTCTGATTGTGCCATGCTACTCAAATAATAAACATCTATTTTTCCTTTCTCTGCCAAAATGACTATGTCAAACTTTAAAGCCTTTATACTTTCAACATCCGATGGTTTATCGATTTTTACCCAATTACCGCTCTCTATATTAATATCCCTATCTGAATAATAGGCAACTTTATAAGCACCACTCTGCTTACCAAAAACTGCGCCGAACATAAGCATAAATATGATTGGTAGTATTAAATTCATGACTAACAAAAATTTACTGCGAAAATTCATGACTAAAAATGAGTAAAACACAACCCCACTCCTATAATAATTTCCTAAATATTCTGTTTACTTTGCAATTATTCCAAAAACACCAACAACCAAAGATAATATAAGTAAAAGTATAAGTAAGTTTTGATTATTCTGTAGGCTTTCTTTCTCTTTACTCAAATTCGATATATCCTTTTCAAGCTTTGTAACTTTGTTTTCAAGTTCTATGACTCTATTGTTGGTTTTAGATGATTCGTCGGTATAAAGGGCGACAAAATCGTTGAATTCTTTTTCGTGTGAATCTCTCCAGCTTTGAAGCTTATTTAGAGAATCTGTGTTATTTTCCAATAATGCTTTATTTTCGTCTATCGATTTCTTAAGTTCGCCTGTCAAAGAATAAATCTTCACTTCAACAAGTTGAATTTGCGTGCGAATTTTCTCTATTTCACTTATGTTTTTATCTGTTTTTTCTTCTAAAGAAATTACTTTCGATTCTAGCACATTCAATTGTGAATCAACGTTACTCAAAAGCGTCTGTAATTTATTTTCCAGTTCATCTTTACTAACAGATTTCAAAGCTAATGTTTCAAGTTTTTGGGATATATCTCTTTCATCTAATTTAATAGCATTTTCTAATTCTGCGAGTTTAGTTTCTATATTTAGTATTTTATCTTCAAATTCTTTTTGTTGATTTTTCAAATTTTCATTT includes:
- a CDS encoding DUF503 domain-containing protein codes for the protein MVVCYANVLIRLFGINSLKEKRGVVKSLINELQKRFEVSAIECGRQDSKDYMLIGIAFATLSEKDCESKMDNIENFIEMIHAIEEFTYDLHHF
- a CDS encoding ABC transporter ATP-binding protein translates to MIQNSSEPVLKVSNLKKYYPGVKAVDGVSFELFPGEIISVLGPNGAGKTTTIEIIEGLRVKDEGEIIYFGKYNEINDKIKDRIGVCFQENFYFEELTVVEILKLFSSLYTKCLPIDEILNTFELNEKKKTRVKHLSGGQKQRLAVALAFVNDPDIVFLDEPTVGLDPHARRHLWDIILKFKLLGKSIILTTHYMDEAQILSDRVYIIDYGKIIATGTPHELIISSGLNSVIEFPKEYSEYFQQDELVIVGEYAYMHVSDSVKAIQNLLEKGIHDFVVRHPTLEDVFLKLTGRKID
- a CDS encoding ABC transporter permease, producing the protein MFYSFLVMNFRSKFLLVMNLILPIIFMLMFGAVFGKQSGAYKVAYYSDRDINIESGNWVKIDKPSDVESIKALKFDIVILAEKGKIDVYYLSSMAQSERDVLLFRTKYSSAQNQSSVIEIKAHNLELERQLSDLEYIMIGVIAVSLLSVGLNAGVSIFSKYVRYGLFKRFMVTKVKPAHLLFSSVGAQLITGIISSFIILILSRLVFGVNLFVKLHDIPLYIAVVFASVMINLSIGVLLSLFFKKAAESISSLIYTIFIFFSGVYFPITIIPKSLRIISYFTPPRYVHMMFQKLYGVNSMDNVLFFVLIIGFSFFGLLLGSYAIKKFLKPTA
- the hslV gene encoding ATP-dependent protease subunit HslV — translated: MSDTALNDFNDKNMWRSTTVLAIKKDGKVVMAADGQVTYGATVMKGTARKVRKIGDGKVLAGFAGAVADAMTLLERFENKYREWNGNLLKAAIELAKDWRLDRALRRLEAMLIVADKDNLLLLSGTGEVIQPDEDVIAIGSGGPYALAAARALLRNTDFDARKIVEEAMKIASEICIYTNENITIEEL
- the yqeK gene encoding bis(5'-nucleosyl)-tetraphosphatase (symmetrical) YqeK, which codes for MYKEINQFLERAVELLVLEERKPHIYGVVEFCEKLARRYGLDNEKLKTMALSHDLFRDVEGEKLKKIASLYGIELNEIVLKKPILLHGFVASEYLKRRFGVNDYDVLLGVGYHTSGHPEFGVYGKALALADSLEFTRIYDGVNKFRELAFYDMELAYREVIRNKIIYAVNFNLYVLPYTVETWNKIVEEGKK
- a CDS encoding phospholipase D-like domain-containing protein — its product is MRAKISISLVVLIIFSHILFGIQAYFTEYGPLTSKIIDFIRSSKEYVFISSFDINHPNVISELTKLKKTGVDVRIITEKPIPNLPSKIDYSKGLHHVKFIVNENGVVFGSANFTDSGLETGYNDIIIFPSNYSKRFKEFFLNLWNEGLVSKVEDFLVSPIDKVEEHVVKLLLKARKKVWVCVYAFTDVNILTVLKYKSSQGVDVRIITDKWFYSSDLSKLPIENINVISDRMLHHKFIIVDDILITGSTNYTESGFHKNVEMIWITKDKWIVREYEKVFKTLESVDDKNSRKGE
- a CDS encoding ABC transporter permease, producing the protein MRRKLKKFAVLFDSLFKVLFLRQKEAVFWLSIFPTILFLILSTLFGNVEENIELKVKIIGHSKTLENVFKDIKQLNVIFEDKSSNSDNPEQINKALKELENEKLDLVVVLPDNFDSKYSSALLLRKTRLFKPVPIDIHYISLRDGSKIAKDIVEGIFTSMGLLESTTIEKHYLSQNTYDYNNFIYPGVVGMAILSVFLFGFMSDIQYFKTRNILRKFFTAPINPVYIYILTAVVNLLVLFLGVGVLSVFSYLKGVDVISYLPNLILNLLFSSAVMITFVIALMTFVTKPSNLFAFQQVFFQVQMFVGGFYVPLKFTSPIIQTIAKFLPITYIVDNMRTVKSLNSIDSNHFLVPLIYILVASIITIIRSKKLSIE
- a CDS encoding L-threonylcarbamoyladenylate synthase, giving the protein MVCKFDTKIIKVDDLYNPDISYACEVLKSGGLVAFPTETVYGLGATATNPEAVKKIFQVKGRPADNPLIVHVSSVDEIENIAYLSEKYIDIIKKVTPGPITFVLKKKENIPSEVTAGLETVGVRIPAHPVAQKLINCSGPIAAPSANRSGKPSPTDANAVIEDLNGLVECIIDAGECAFGIESTIVDLTKDFPVVLRPGPITLEELTQLFGVVEFYQLKEGEKPLAPGMKYRHYAPEKHLELVDQSALLEYQNTDVLILCTKETKERLIPNAKNVYIIGELSKPYTIAQNLYRSFRDIDKTNYKYAVIEKLPEYGIFFSIMNRIKKAVSKK